A region from the uncultured Macellibacteroides sp. genome encodes:
- a CDS encoding biotin/lipoyl-containing protein: protein MEIHIGNRVAEIELLSKEDNLVCLQIDGEVYEVDIAMLEDGVYSILQNGKSYNAELSRSGNGKEYKVNTRFSSHTISIIDSKAKYLRMKRGRAESQDNIIISPMPGKIIQIPVKVGDCLSTNDTVVVIEAMKMQNNYKVSSDCVVKEILVTEGDTIQTDQLLIRLELIEQKI from the coding sequence ATGGAAATACATATTGGAAACAGAGTTGCAGAAATTGAGCTGCTGAGTAAAGAGGATAATTTGGTTTGCTTGCAGATAGATGGAGAAGTATACGAAGTCGATATTGCTATGCTTGAAGATGGGGTATATTCAATTCTTCAAAATGGCAAGTCTTACAATGCAGAGCTTAGCCGTTCAGGTAACGGAAAAGAATATAAGGTTAACACCCGTTTCTCGTCGCATACTATTAGCATAATAGATTCCAAAGCTAAATACCTCCGAATGAAAAGAGGAAGGGCTGAAAGTCAGGATAATATAATTATTTCGCCAATGCCGGGGAAGATTATACAAATTCCCGTTAAGGTTGGGGATTGCTTGTCGACAAACGATACTGTAGTCGTGATTGAAGCAATGAAAATGCAAAATAATTATAAAGTTTCCTCAGATTGCGTAGTAAAAGAAATACTTGTTACAGAAGGAGATACAATACAGACAGATCAGTTGCTGATACGGCTGGAATTAATTGAACAGAAAATATAG
- a CDS encoding TonB-dependent receptor, with protein MTREYLGNGSTIYPNFLLTPENSRNFNLGLFGTFRLAPQHNLHYDVNLFNRKVKDYIRYVISDSEGTGQYENVSNVTVSGIEGELHYDYNDMFQTIVNISYLDEKSKTKYQLNGKPNATYNNRVPNNPWLFSNIELNFKKKDIFGQKNNQLKAAYYFQYVHWFYLTWKDYGSFNSDYVIPTQYLNNVSLTYSLNKESYNVSLECTNIFDNKVYDNYMMQKPGRAIFCKLRVFIN; from the coding sequence TTGACACGAGAATATTTAGGAAACGGATCTACTATTTATCCGAACTTCTTATTAACACCTGAAAATAGCCGGAATTTTAACTTAGGATTATTTGGAACTTTTAGGTTAGCCCCTCAACATAATTTACACTACGATGTTAACCTGTTTAATAGAAAAGTCAAAGATTATATTCGCTATGTTATATCTGATTCTGAGGGGACCGGACAATACGAGAATGTAAGCAATGTAACAGTTAGCGGTATAGAGGGAGAGCTTCACTATGACTATAACGACATGTTTCAAACAATTGTAAATATCAGCTATCTCGATGAAAAAAGTAAAACAAAATATCAGCTAAACGGGAAGCCTAATGCTACATATAATAATCGTGTGCCAAATAATCCATGGTTGTTTAGTAACATAGAATTGAATTTTAAGAAAAAGGATATATTCGGGCAGAAAAACAATCAATTGAAGGCTGCTTATTATTTTCAGTATGTACACTGGTTTTATCTGACCTGGAAAGACTACGGATCTTTCAATTCCGATTATGTAATCCCTACGCAGTATCTTAACAATGTATCCCTTACTTATTCCCTCAATAAAGAGAGTTATAATGTCTCGCTGGAGTGCACCAATATATTTGACAATAAGGTTTATGATAACTATATGATGCAAAAGCCGGGTAGAGCTATTTTCTGTAAATTAAGAGTATTTATTAATTAA
- a CDS encoding carboxypeptidase-like regulatory domain-containing protein: MRFLIIFVTLISLLPALYAQQKVFVTGEVTDNENNPIPQALVAIEGTTTGVYTDDNGSYSLEISQGKRVISISAIGFKLLKTTVEIRSNRQQDFILEKLVINLSSVEIYGKTKSQQLRESSFSVNSLDVKGMASELNNLNALVGRSSGIKIREDGGVGADFDLSINGLSGNSVRYFIDGVPLTSIGNGVSLANLPVNIVDRVEIYKGVVPADLGADALGGAINILTKKEVKNYLDVSYGIGSFGTHKADFSAQYTEPKSGLFIRPSIGVNYSKNNYKMKGVEVWNTTTEEFEMVTVERFHDDYCSFFGQTSIGVANKKWADLFSVTASYSSTDKDLQTGSVQNKVYGMATRESDAYNIGGQYRKRNFLTKGLTTELFLSQTWDYSIVVDTAYRKYRWDGSYTETSRNEITGRGKSIRHTIRPLTIGRANFDYLLNEYHSFNVNYLFDHVSNKRTDDFDSEFEPTEDFLSKHIVGVSYKQSFLQDRLANTFFVKEYITHLKVG; the protein is encoded by the coding sequence ATGAGATTTTTAATCATTTTTGTCACATTAATTAGTTTGTTGCCAGCCTTGTATGCACAACAAAAAGTATTTGTCACCGGAGAGGTAACTGACAACGAAAATAACCCCATCCCCCAGGCTTTAGTAGCCATTGAAGGTACGACTACAGGGGTATACACAGATGATAATGGATCTTATTCTCTGGAAATCTCACAAGGCAAACGCGTAATCTCGATATCTGCTATCGGGTTTAAATTACTGAAAACCACCGTTGAAATTAGAAGTAATAGACAACAAGATTTCATACTTGAGAAATTGGTCATTAATCTGTCGTCGGTCGAAATATACGGTAAAACGAAAAGTCAGCAACTCAGGGAAAGCTCCTTCTCTGTAAACTCACTGGATGTGAAGGGTATGGCTAGTGAGTTGAATAATTTAAATGCTCTTGTAGGAAGAAGTAGCGGAATAAAAATACGTGAAGATGGAGGAGTAGGTGCGGATTTCGATCTCTCGATTAATGGACTATCCGGGAACTCGGTTAGGTATTTTATTGATGGCGTACCTCTTACGTCTATCGGAAACGGTGTATCGCTGGCCAATCTTCCTGTAAATATTGTAGATCGTGTTGAAATCTATAAAGGCGTTGTACCGGCCGACTTAGGTGCCGATGCCTTGGGGGGAGCTATTAATATATTAACTAAAAAAGAGGTAAAGAACTACCTGGATGTATCCTATGGAATAGGTTCGTTCGGTACACACAAGGCCGATTTTAGTGCGCAATATACAGAGCCCAAAAGCGGGTTGTTTATTAGACCTTCCATAGGTGTCAATTATTCCAAAAACAATTATAAAATGAAGGGGGTGGAAGTCTGGAATACCACTACCGAAGAGTTCGAAATGGTAACCGTAGAGCGTTTTCACGACGACTACTGCTCATTTTTCGGACAAACATCTATCGGCGTTGCAAATAAAAAATGGGCTGATCTTTTTTCTGTTACTGCTTCCTACTCCTCAACCGACAAGGATTTGCAAACGGGTAGCGTCCAGAATAAAGTATATGGTATGGCAACCCGAGAGAGCGACGCTTATAATATAGGAGGGCAATACCGAAAACGAAATTTCCTTACAAAAGGATTGACGACAGAGCTTTTTCTTTCTCAGACATGGGATTACTCGATAGTTGTAGATACTGCTTATCGAAAATATCGCTGGGATGGTTCATATACGGAAACATCACGTAATGAAATCACTGGACGAGGAAAGTCTATAAGGCATACCATAAGACCTCTGACAATCGGACGCGCTAATTTTGATTATTTGTTAAACGAATACCATTCTTTCAATGTAAATTATCTTTTCGATCATGTTTCAAACAAGCGAACTGATGATTTTGATAGTGAATTTGAACCCACAGAGGATTTTCTCAGTAAACACATTGTAGGTGTTTCCTATAAACAAAGTTTTTTGCAAGACCGCTTGGCGAATACTTTTTTTGTGAAAGAGTATATTACTCACCTGAAAGTTGGATAA
- the accC gene encoding acetyl-CoA carboxylase biotin carboxylase subunit: MNKIKKILIANRGEIAVRIMRSCKEMKIDTVAIFSLADRTAKHVWYADEAYCVGGAASKDSYLNIEKIIEIAKSHQVDAIHPGYGFLSENAHFAFRCRQAGIIFIGPTPETIQMMGDKISARKQMMEAKVPIVPGTEQGLKDADEATEMCRRIGLPIMLKAAMGGGGKGIRLIRKESEVKEAFLNAQSESLSSFGDETVYIEKFIEEPHHIEFQILGDNHGNIIHLCERECSIQRRNQKIVEESPSPFITRNLRKEMGEKAVLAAKAVNYIGAGTIEFLVDMHGHFFFLEMNTRLQVEHPITEEVLGIDLVKEQIKIAEGQVLSLKQEDVEQRGHAIELRICAEDAEMEFRPSPGVIKKIIEPNGIGVRVDSYVYEGYEIPIHYDPMISKLIVWAVNRKYAIERMQRVLHEYKITGVKTNINYLNCIIDTPDFVKGEYDTSFISKHSDLLHDGIVSIEKETENIALIASYIDYIINLEENRPDNKAENQTTNRWRKFGLHKGILRI; this comes from the coding sequence ATGAATAAAATTAAAAAGATACTTATTGCCAATCGAGGTGAGATTGCTGTTCGTATTATGCGTTCGTGTAAAGAGATGAAAATAGATACGGTGGCGATATTTTCTCTTGCCGATAGGACAGCCAAACATGTTTGGTACGCGGACGAAGCATATTGTGTGGGAGGAGCAGCTTCTAAAGATAGTTATTTGAATATCGAAAAGATAATTGAAATAGCTAAATCGCACCAGGTAGATGCAATACATCCCGGTTATGGATTTTTATCAGAAAATGCTCATTTTGCTTTTAGGTGCAGGCAGGCGGGAATTATTTTTATCGGGCCCACTCCCGAAACAATCCAAATGATGGGTGATAAAATTTCGGCACGCAAGCAAATGATGGAAGCAAAGGTTCCTATAGTTCCCGGAACAGAGCAAGGATTAAAAGATGCGGATGAAGCTACAGAGATGTGCCGTCGGATCGGATTACCAATAATGTTAAAAGCGGCAATGGGAGGTGGAGGCAAAGGTATTCGTTTAATCCGAAAAGAAAGTGAGGTAAAAGAAGCTTTTCTGAATGCCCAATCCGAATCCTTATCTTCTTTTGGCGATGAAACTGTTTATATCGAAAAATTTATAGAGGAGCCTCATCATATTGAATTTCAGATACTCGGAGATAATCATGGGAATATTATTCATTTATGCGAACGAGAATGTTCCATTCAAAGAAGAAATCAAAAAATAGTGGAAGAAAGCCCTTCTCCGTTTATAACTCGCAATCTTCGTAAGGAGATGGGGGAGAAGGCGGTGTTGGCTGCCAAAGCAGTAAATTATATTGGAGCCGGTACTATTGAATTTTTAGTTGATATGCATGGCCATTTCTTTTTCCTTGAAATGAACACCCGATTACAAGTTGAACACCCCATAACAGAAGAAGTTTTAGGTATTGACCTTGTAAAAGAGCAAATAAAAATTGCTGAAGGGCAGGTTTTAAGCCTGAAACAAGAAGACGTAGAACAGCGTGGACATGCTATTGAACTTCGTATTTGTGCAGAAGATGCCGAGATGGAGTTCAGACCTTCTCCGGGTGTAATAAAAAAAATCATTGAACCTAATGGTATTGGAGTCCGAGTAGACAGTTATGTATATGAAGGTTATGAGATCCCAATACATTATGATCCCATGATAAGTAAACTTATTGTTTGGGCGGTAAATCGGAAATATGCTATTGAACGTATGCAGCGGGTTTTGCACGAGTATAAAATTACAGGGGTAAAAACAAATATTAATTACTTAAACTGTATTATTGATACGCCCGACTTTGTAAAAGGAGAGTACGATACAAGTTTTATCTCTAAACACAGCGACCTGTTGCATGATGGGATTGTTTCAATTGAAAAAGAGACCGAAAACATAGCGTTGATCGCATCTTATATTGATTATATAATCAATTTGGAAGAAAACCGGCCTGACAATAAAGCAGAAAATCAGACTACCAATCGTTGGAGAAAATTTGGATTGCACAAAGGCATTTTAAGAATATAA
- a CDS encoding PepSY domain-containing protein — protein MWFITGLVLIYHSFPDVSQSQKYEKMDVLPDSLLDINTVFAQLPESDINIKSLSLRCFQGQPLFTVETKDSTYTICNDTTQSVNPVTRETIESIANKWVEAPIVKIDTLNERDIWIMYSRYASEMPIYKFYFDDEDKHQLYIASRSGEVQQFTNREQRFWAWVGSIPHKLYIPALRKNADNWVLALTFGGIIALIAALSGMYVGIYAIRKQYVTKKIIKSPYKKSCYKWHHISGLIFGVFLITFAFSGAMALQRIPQWIIKTHGDYRITGSQVRGKRLPMPSYLLDYRTLKAKYPDIKTVEWSYFQDTPIYNIVTGDEEVCIDASSAVVKELNLPREQIEKAVRNIHGKDESFSVSIIDSYEEYYLSREKDLPLPVYKIEVNNVDKSCYYIDPKTGDFKYLNQSRKAKKWVFSGLHYLNIKCLIERPVLWTIAIWILCLGGVCVSLSGVWLGIKYIIRKLKY, from the coding sequence ATGTGGTTTATAACGGGATTGGTATTGATCTATCATTCTTTTCCGGATGTAAGTCAGTCACAGAAATATGAAAAAATGGATGTCCTGCCTGATTCATTGTTGGATATAAATACTGTATTTGCTCAATTACCAGAGTCGGATATAAATATAAAAAGTCTTAGTCTGAGATGCTTTCAGGGACAACCCTTATTTACCGTTGAAACAAAAGACAGTACGTACACTATTTGTAATGATACAACGCAATCTGTAAACCCTGTAACAAGGGAAACAATAGAAAGTATTGCAAATAAATGGGTTGAAGCTCCTATTGTGAAGATAGATACATTAAACGAACGTGATATATGGATTATGTATTCTCGTTATGCCAGTGAAATGCCTATTTATAAATTTTATTTCGATGACGAGGATAAACATCAACTCTATATAGCGTCCCGAAGTGGTGAAGTACAACAATTTACTAACCGTGAACAGCGCTTTTGGGCATGGGTGGGTTCAATTCCTCACAAACTGTATATACCCGCTTTGCGTAAAAATGCTGATAATTGGGTTTTAGCTTTAACTTTTGGAGGCATAATTGCTCTGATAGCGGCTCTTTCGGGTATGTATGTAGGTATATACGCTATTCGCAAACAATATGTAACCAAGAAAATAATAAAAAGTCCTTACAAAAAAAGTTGCTATAAATGGCATCATATTTCAGGACTCATATTTGGCGTCTTCCTTATTACATTTGCTTTTAGTGGAGCAATGGCTTTACAAAGAATTCCGCAATGGATAATAAAAACGCATGGTGATTATAGAATTACCGGTTCGCAAGTAAGAGGAAAGCGCTTACCGATGCCCTCTTATTTACTGGACTATCGTACTTTAAAAGCAAAATATCCGGATATTAAGACTGTTGAGTGGTCTTATTTTCAGGATACGCCTATATATAATATCGTAACAGGAGACGAAGAGGTATGTATAGATGCTTCTTCTGCTGTTGTAAAAGAACTTAACTTACCCCGGGAACAGATAGAGAAGGCTGTCCGAAATATACATGGCAAAGATGAATCTTTTTCCGTCTCAATTATAGATAGTTACGAAGAGTACTATCTGTCGAGAGAAAAAGATCTTCCATTGCCTGTTTACAAAATTGAAGTTAATAATGTAGATAAAAGTTGTTATTATATTGATCCTAAAACCGGAGATTTTAAATATTTGAACCAAAGCCGGAAAGCAAAAAAATGGGTGTTTAGCGGATTGCATTACCTAAATATAAAGTGCCTGATCGAACGCCCTGTATTATGGACTATTGCAATCTGGATCTTATGTTTAGGAGGAGTGTGCGTTTCGCTATCAGGAGTTTGGCTTGGAATAAAATATATTATAAGAAAACTAAAATATTAA
- a CDS encoding acyl-CoA carboxylase subunit beta, giving the protein MKREEQYKLFEEKNNSSELGGGADKIAKQHESGKMTARERINTLLDKGSFVELDKLMVHHCLNFGMDRTHIPGDGIVSGYGKIDGRKVFVYAYDFTVYGGTLGAINARKIVKVQELALKNGAPIIALNDSGGARIQEGVESLSGYASIFYQNTMASGVIPQISAILGPCAGGACYSPALTDFIFMVDKGSYMFVTGPDVVKTVTHEDVSKEELGGARTHSSKSGVTHFISNTEEEVLMGIRELLSFLPSNNMEDAPLAICTDDGSREIDSLQSIVPVDPNVPYDMKDIIEPVMDEHYFFEVMSHFARNAITGFGRLNGEAIGVVANQPAYLAGVLDIDASDKIARFIRFCDCFNIPIVTFEDVPGFLPGTVQEHNGIIRHGAKIVYAYAEATVPKVTLITRKAYGGAYIVMSSKETGSDINFAYPTAELAVMGAEGAVNILYRKEDGATKQKAIEAYREKFANPYRGAELGYIDEVILPKQTRIKLIQALEMAKNKIKTNPPKKHGNIPL; this is encoded by the coding sequence ATGAAAAGAGAAGAACAATATAAGCTTTTTGAAGAAAAAAATAATTCATCTGAGTTAGGCGGTGGTGCTGATAAAATTGCTAAACAGCATGAATCTGGAAAAATGACAGCACGCGAACGCATTAATACATTGTTGGATAAAGGTTCGTTTGTAGAGTTAGATAAACTAATGGTACACCATTGTTTAAATTTTGGAATGGACAGAACTCATATTCCGGGTGATGGGATCGTTTCAGGATATGGGAAAATAGATGGTCGGAAGGTATTCGTGTATGCGTACGACTTTACGGTTTATGGGGGCACATTGGGTGCTATAAATGCCAGGAAAATAGTGAAAGTTCAAGAATTGGCTCTAAAAAACGGGGCTCCTATTATTGCACTGAATGATTCGGGCGGGGCTCGTATACAGGAAGGTGTTGAGAGTCTTTCGGGTTACGCCTCTATTTTCTATCAAAACACGATGGCGTCGGGGGTTATTCCCCAGATATCTGCTATTTTAGGCCCATGTGCAGGAGGAGCCTGTTATTCTCCAGCATTAACCGATTTTATTTTTATGGTTGATAAAGGTAGTTATATGTTTGTGACAGGGCCAGATGTTGTAAAAACGGTTACTCATGAAGACGTAAGTAAGGAAGAACTTGGCGGAGCTCGTACACATAGCAGTAAAAGTGGGGTAACACACTTTATTAGCAATACAGAAGAGGAGGTTTTGATGGGTATTCGTGAACTATTAAGTTTCCTTCCTTCCAACAATATGGAAGATGCGCCTTTGGCTATATGTACAGACGACGGAAGTCGGGAGATAGACTCTTTGCAGAGTATCGTTCCAGTGGATCCCAATGTGCCTTACGATATGAAAGATATTATTGAACCCGTTATGGATGAACATTACTTTTTTGAAGTGATGTCTCATTTTGCCAGAAATGCAATCACAGGATTTGGTCGACTAAATGGAGAAGCAATTGGCGTTGTGGCTAATCAGCCAGCTTACTTAGCCGGCGTATTAGATATTGATGCTTCAGATAAAATAGCCCGTTTTATTCGTTTTTGCGATTGTTTTAATATTCCAATCGTAACATTTGAAGATGTTCCGGGTTTTCTTCCAGGAACAGTACAGGAGCATAATGGAATAATCCGGCACGGAGCAAAAATCGTTTATGCTTATGCCGAAGCAACAGTTCCTAAAGTGACGCTGATTACCCGAAAAGCATATGGAGGAGCCTATATTGTTATGTCAAGTAAGGAGACCGGGAGCGATATTAATTTTGCCTATCCTACTGCTGAACTGGCAGTTATGGGTGCCGAGGGAGCTGTAAATATTCTCTATCGTAAGGAAGATGGGGCGACAAAGCAAAAAGCAATAGAAGCGTATCGGGAAAAATTTGCCAATCCCTACAGAGGAGCCGAATTAGGATACATTGACGAAGTTATTTTACCAAAACAGACCCGTATAAAACTAATACAAGCTTTGGAAATGGCCAAGAATAAAATAAAAACGAATCCTCCCAAAAAACATGGAAATATTCCATTATAA
- a CDS encoding putative transporter produces MNLIQNLFTMQGIASTLVYLCLTAFLGVMLGKLEVKNIKLGVAGVLFSGILIAHFGAPVDEHILHFVRDFGLILFVYSIGLTMGPRFFSSFKKDGLLLNILAIGIVLGGFGIACLIYYLTDLSPAVIIGILSGAVTNTPSLGAAQQVFSEQGGALSATTETAMAYALAYPFGVLGIIITMILIRLFFRISISDEVKRYTEALGSTETKLQSVDIKVINPNLFGKDVDYVKHIMDKDLAISRILRSGESILATDKEIIQPGDVICGVSAQNRIESLQVKIGEVEIVNNRDDLSGPLSIINILLTNKKLAGKTIEQIGIYRRYPANVTRIFRSGMKILPTLDTTLELGDTIRIVGRKESLNDIKKELGDSVNELAKPNIISIFLGIFTGIILGSIPIFIPGIPAPAKLGLAGGPLLISILLGYKGRIGKLNFYMTPGANLFMREMGIILFLSCVGLLSGEKFVETIQNGGWQWMLYGVAITLIPIMCVGIIARLLNLNYLKICGCISGAMTDPPALEFANSITPGQAQATAYATVYPLTMFLRILLAQLFILLFI; encoded by the coding sequence ATGAACTTAATACAGAATCTTTTTACAATGCAAGGCATTGCTTCAACATTAGTGTATTTGTGCTTGACGGCATTTTTAGGAGTAATGTTAGGAAAATTAGAAGTCAAAAATATTAAATTAGGTGTAGCCGGGGTATTGTTCAGCGGGATTCTTATTGCTCATTTTGGAGCGCCTGTTGATGAACATATATTGCATTTTGTTCGCGATTTTGGACTGATATTATTTGTTTACAGCATAGGCCTTACGATGGGACCTCGCTTTTTTTCTTCATTTAAGAAAGACGGACTACTTTTAAATATTTTAGCTATTGGTATTGTACTCGGCGGATTTGGAATAGCCTGCCTTATTTATTATCTTACTGATTTGTCTCCTGCTGTAATTATTGGAATTTTAAGCGGGGCAGTCACCAATACTCCTAGCCTTGGAGCTGCTCAACAAGTTTTCTCCGAGCAAGGCGGGGCATTGTCGGCAACCACAGAGACAGCGATGGCCTACGCTTTAGCCTATCCTTTTGGCGTGTTAGGAATTATTATTACGATGATACTTATCCGCTTATTTTTTAGAATTAGTATAAGTGATGAGGTTAAACGTTATACCGAAGCGCTCGGAAGTACCGAAACAAAATTGCAAAGTGTCGATATTAAGGTGATTAATCCGAACTTGTTTGGAAAAGATGTTGATTATGTTAAGCATATAATGGACAAAGATCTTGCAATTTCGCGAATCCTAAGAAGCGGGGAGTCAATTCTGGCAACTGATAAAGAAATTATTCAGCCGGGAGATGTCATATGTGGAGTTTCAGCTCAAAATAGGATTGAAAGTCTGCAGGTTAAAATTGGTGAAGTCGAAATAGTAAATAATAGAGACGACCTTTCGGGTCCGTTAAGTATAATAAATATATTATTGACAAATAAAAAGTTAGCTGGCAAAACTATTGAACAAATAGGGATTTATCGTCGTTATCCTGCCAACGTAACCCGCATTTTCCGTTCGGGAATGAAAATTTTACCAACACTGGATACGACGTTGGAGTTAGGTGATACAATTCGAATTGTAGGAAGAAAAGAATCGTTAAACGATATTAAAAAAGAGCTTGGAGACTCTGTTAACGAATTAGCTAAACCTAATATTATTTCAATATTCCTTGGTATTTTTACAGGAATTATTCTTGGAAGTATACCAATATTTATCCCTGGTATTCCCGCTCCAGCAAAACTAGGCTTAGCGGGGGGGCCTCTTTTAATTTCAATATTGTTAGGATACAAAGGGCGTATTGGTAAATTAAATTTTTATATGACGCCCGGAGCCAATCTTTTTATGCGTGAAATGGGGATTATTTTGTTCCTTTCCTGTGTTGGGTTGTTATCAGGAGAAAAGTTTGTCGAAACAATTCAAAATGGAGGATGGCAATGGATGTTATATGGCGTTGCAATTACGTTAATACCCATTATGTGTGTTGGTATTATTGCCAGATTGCTTAACCTGAATTATTTGAAAATATGCGGTTGTATTTCAGGGGCGATGACAGATCCTCCGGCATTAGAATTTGCAAATAGTATTACTCCTGGTCAGGCGCAGGCAACTGCTTACGCTACAGTATATCCGTTAACAATGTTCTTGAGGATACTTTTAGCGCAGTTATTTATCTTGTTATTTATATAA
- a CDS encoding sigma-70 family RNA polymerase sigma factor yields the protein MNNTDLEKAFIGMIQQNERVIYKVCSFYISEDSTLGDLYQDVVSNLWVAYPKFRNESAVSTWIYRIALNTCISGIRKEMRKPQRVSFSQLSDVFEQPEDMSAEIKELYRLIHQLKIVERAIILLYLEEKSYQQIADIVGLTVSNVAVKLKRIKEKLVDMSNH from the coding sequence ATGAATAATACTGATCTTGAAAAGGCATTTATCGGGATGATTCAGCAAAATGAGCGGGTTATATATAAAGTTTGTTCATTTTATATCTCTGAAGATTCTACGCTCGGCGATCTTTATCAGGATGTTGTGAGTAATTTGTGGGTGGCTTACCCTAAATTCCGCAACGAGAGTGCAGTTTCCACCTGGATTTACCGGATTGCCCTCAATACCTGCATTTCCGGTATACGAAAGGAGATGCGCAAACCCCAGCGGGTGTCCTTTTCCCAATTATCGGATGTCTTCGAACAACCGGAGGATATGAGTGCCGAAATTAAAGAGTTGTATCGCCTTATTCATCAGCTAAAAATCGTTGAACGTGCCATCATTCTGCTTTATCTGGAGGAGAAAAGTTATCAGCAGATTGCGGATATCGTCGGACTTACTGTAAGTAATGTGGCGGTGAAGCTGAAACGGATCAAAGAGAAGCTTGTCGATATGTCTAACCATTAA
- a CDS encoding pirin family protein — protein MKTVLHKAASRGHADHGWLESYHTFSFANYYNPQRIHFGALRVLNDDRVSAGMGFGKHPHDNMEIISIPLSGELEHKDSMGNVAVIKEGEVQVMSAGSGVYHSEFNKRQDSDARFLQIWVFSNKKDVTPRYDQLSIRDVEKENAFYQILSPDQNDQGVWIYQDAWFHLGKFEAGKSDTYTWKKEGNGLYIFVLEGQADVDGQLLDKRDGYGIWETDKVTIKATQDAKLLLMEVPMTN, from the coding sequence ATGAAAACGGTATTACACAAAGCGGCTTCAAGAGGTCATGCAGACCATGGTTGGTTGGAAAGTTACCATACATTTAGTTTTGCAAATTACTACAATCCCCAGCGTATTCATTTTGGTGCGTTGAGGGTGCTGAACGATGATAGGGTGAGTGCAGGTATGGGTTTTGGAAAACACCCTCACGACAATATGGAAATTATCTCTATCCCTTTGTCGGGCGAACTGGAGCATAAAGACAGTATGGGGAATGTGGCGGTAATTAAAGAGGGCGAAGTGCAGGTGATGAGCGCAGGATCCGGGGTGTATCACAGCGAGTTCAATAAAAGACAGGATAGTGATGCCCGCTTTCTTCAGATCTGGGTTTTCTCCAACAAGAAGGATGTGACTCCCCGTTACGACCAGCTATCTATCAGGGATGTAGAAAAAGAAAACGCATTCTATCAGATTCTTTCGCCCGATCAGAATGATCAGGGGGTGTGGATTTATCAGGATGCGTGGTTTCATCTGGGTAAATTCGAAGCAGGGAAATCGGATACGTATACATGGAAGAAAGAGGGCAACGGACTTTATATCTTTGTGTTGGAAGGGCAGGCCGATGTGGATGGTCAGCTTCTCGACAAAAGGGACGGATACGGAATATGGGAGACGGATAAGGTAACCATTAAAGCGACTCAGGATGCAAAGTTATTGTTGATGGAAGTGCCTATGACAAATTGA